The Leclercia sp. S52 genome has a segment encoding these proteins:
- the hpaX gene encoding 4-hydroxyphenylacetate permease, with protein MTTSTLQDNKAVEHRVINKLFRRLIVFLFILFVFSFLDRINIGFAGLTMGKDLGLTSTMFGLAATLFYVTYVLCGIPSNMMLAKIGARRWIAGIMVVWGIASTCTMFATSPQTLYVLRMLVGIAEAGFLPGILVYLTWWFPAWHRARANALFMIAMPVTMMLGSILSGYILALDGLWNLKGWQWLFLLEGLPSVVLGVVTWFFLNDTPDQATWLDDEEKQTLKTMIAREQENAVAHAATPRSTLREVLTPAVLLYTLAYFCLTNTLSAINIWTPQILQSFNTGSSNIVIGLLAAIPQFCTILGMLWWSRRSDRLNERKKHTILPYLFAAAGWLLASATDHSLIQLLGIIMASTGSFTAMAIFWTTPDQVISLQSRAVALAVINAIGNVGSAVSPLLIGILRDATGSFSSGLWFVAGLLVVGALVLTRIPMTRQESRESAPGMAAQKSH; from the coding sequence ATGACGACCTCTACCCTGCAAGATAATAAAGCCGTTGAACATCGCGTTATAAATAAGCTGTTCCGTCGTTTGATCGTCTTTCTCTTTATCCTGTTTGTCTTCTCGTTCCTAGACCGCATCAACATCGGCTTTGCCGGGCTGACGATGGGCAAAGATCTGGGCCTCACCTCGACGATGTTTGGCCTGGCCGCCACGCTGTTTTACGTCACCTACGTGCTGTGCGGGATCCCGAGCAACATGATGCTGGCGAAGATCGGCGCGCGCCGCTGGATCGCCGGGATCATGGTGGTGTGGGGCATCGCCTCAACCTGCACCATGTTTGCCACCAGCCCGCAGACGCTCTACGTTCTGCGCATGCTGGTGGGGATCGCCGAAGCCGGTTTCCTGCCGGGGATCCTGGTCTATCTGACCTGGTGGTTCCCCGCCTGGCACCGCGCCCGTGCCAACGCGCTCTTTATGATCGCCATGCCGGTGACCATGATGCTGGGCTCGATCCTCTCGGGCTATATTCTGGCGCTGGACGGACTATGGAACCTGAAGGGCTGGCAGTGGCTGTTCCTGCTGGAGGGGCTGCCCTCGGTGGTGCTCGGGGTGGTGACCTGGTTCTTCCTCAACGACACGCCGGATCAGGCTACCTGGCTGGACGACGAAGAGAAGCAGACCCTGAAAACGATGATCGCCCGCGAGCAGGAGAATGCCGTGGCGCACGCCGCCACGCCGCGCTCGACGCTGCGCGAAGTGCTCACCCCGGCGGTGCTGCTCTACACCCTGGCCTACTTCTGCCTGACCAATACCCTGAGCGCCATTAACATCTGGACGCCGCAGATCCTGCAGAGCTTTAACACCGGCAGCAGCAATATCGTGATCGGCCTGCTGGCGGCGATCCCGCAGTTTTGTACCATTCTCGGGATGCTGTGGTGGAGCCGCCGCTCGGACAGATTGAACGAACGAAAAAAGCATACCATCCTGCCGTACCTGTTCGCGGCGGCGGGATGGCTGCTGGCGTCGGCAACGGATCACAGCCTGATCCAGCTGCTTGGCATCATTATGGCCTCAACCGGATCCTTTACCGCCATGGCGATCTTCTGGACCACCCCGGATCAGGTGATTAGCCTGCAGTCCCGGGCGGTGGCGCTGGCGGTGATCAACGCCATCGGCAACGTCGGTTCCGCCGTCAGCCCGCTGCTGATCGGTATTCTGCGTGACGCGACCGGCAGCTTCAGCTCCGGGCTGTGGTTCGTGGCCGGACTGCTGGTGGTGGGTGCGCTGGTGCTGACCCGGATCCCGATGACCCGCCAGGAGAGCCGTGAAAGCGCGCCGGGGATGGCGGCGCAGAAGAGTCATTAA
- a CDS encoding 5-carboxymethyl-2-hydroxymuconate Delta-isomerase, producing MPHFIVECTENIREQADLPGLFARVNEALAATEIFPLGGIRSRAHWVDTWQMADGKHDYAFVHMTLKIGTGRSLESRQQVGEMLFALIKDHFAGLMDARYLALSFEIEELHPTLNFKQNNVHALFK from the coding sequence ATGCCGCACTTTATTGTCGAATGTACTGAGAACATCCGTGAGCAGGCCGATCTGCCGGGCCTGTTTGCCCGCGTCAACGAGGCGCTGGCCGCCACCGAGATCTTCCCGCTCGGCGGGATCCGCAGCCGCGCGCACTGGGTGGACACCTGGCAGATGGCCGACGGCAAGCACGATTACGCCTTTGTGCACATGACGCTGAAAATCGGCACCGGGCGCAGTCTGGAGAGCCGTCAGCAGGTGGGCGAGATGCTGTTTGCGCTGATTAAAGACCATTTCGCCGGGCTGATGGACGCCCGCTACCTGGCGCTGTCGTTTGAAATCGAAGAGCTGCACCCGACGCTGAACTTCAAACAGAACAACGTGCACGCCTTGTTTAAGTAG
- a CDS encoding ABC transporter permease: MTFGLLIRELKTRFGSYRLGYAWALLDPLLMISLFSAIFGMRSQSGFGGVPVQVFITAGYLPFMFFNKVVSQLKSAVNANMGLFCYRQVTPFATFVARFILEAIIGLVVGFILVLGLLWFGFDAIPSDPLEVILTYFLLMIFSFSLGIVFCVLGSLFKEADKFLSLMMMPLMFISCVMYPLATVPTQFQHWFLWNPLVHAIELIRSGWIGGYVSPNVSWTYLAGVTLVLLTFAMSCYRLSHRRLIAS; this comes from the coding sequence GTGACCTTTGGCCTGCTTATCCGTGAACTGAAAACACGATTTGGTAGTTACCGGCTGGGGTATGCCTGGGCGCTGCTGGATCCGTTGTTGATGATTAGCCTGTTTAGCGCGATTTTTGGGATGCGTAGCCAGAGTGGTTTTGGTGGTGTACCTGTGCAAGTTTTCATAACTGCAGGTTATTTGCCATTCATGTTTTTTAACAAAGTTGTCAGCCAACTGAAATCTGCAGTCAATGCCAATATGGGGTTGTTCTGCTATCGACAGGTGACACCATTTGCTACTTTCGTTGCCCGTTTTATCCTTGAAGCCATCATTGGGCTCGTGGTGGGATTTATTCTGGTACTTGGATTACTGTGGTTTGGTTTTGATGCAATACCCAGCGATCCATTAGAGGTCATTCTTACCTATTTCCTGCTAATGATCTTTTCATTTTCGTTAGGCATCGTTTTTTGTGTGCTGGGCAGTTTATTCAAGGAAGCAGATAAATTCCTGAGCCTAATGATGATGCCACTGATGTTTATCTCCTGTGTGATGTATCCCCTTGCAACCGTACCTACGCAGTTTCAGCACTGGTTTTTATGGAACCCATTAGTTCATGCTATTGAGCTGATTCGCTCTGGCTGGATTGGGGGTTATGTCAGTCCGAATGTCAGTTGGACTTATTTGGCTGGAGTCACATTGGTACTACTGACCTTTGCGATGAGTTGCTACCGTCTGAGCCATCGTCGCCTG
- a CDS encoding polysaccharide biosynthesis/export family protein, producing MKITNFRQLSAILLLACASCAAFAAPTKEDAQAFGMNTPADTGDGRLQLGGEQAMSGQANTSSTTGTFAQQNRQGMLLPGESDVRKLLPQSESGLPPPYGANLFAGGYETERSDGLNDNYLIAPGDKLNIWIWGAVNFSNVVTVDNQGNIFIPDVGPINVKNVAASKVNNLVTSHISEVFTNNVNVYVNLLTATPVSVFVTGPVIRPGQYAGQSSDSVLYFLKRAGGIDSDRGSYRHIKVLRQNRVVQQIDLYEFMQQGKMPKLSLKDQDVILVEPQGPMINVAGKVRNPFRFELKNSTALGSELINYALPLAKVSHVGVIGDRSNGPFSVYMPYKDFDRIQLSDGDKVLFNDDMHAQVYDVQVMGSYRGPSYFTVRKETRLHDLLNHIPIDPNMADYGSIYIMRKSVAARQKEMLEDSLNRLERSVFTAPASSDGEASIRTKEAELVMRFVEKARKIQPLGKVVVSDKGVIANILLEQGDQIVIPNKTDLIQVGGEVMMPQAVVFNKSASLEDYVAWAGGFTDRANDKRIAVVHANGLMEFKDGGDVMPGDQILVMPKVDSKMMQSIKDITQVIYQVAVAANVVLN from the coding sequence GTGAAGATAACGAATTTTCGGCAATTGAGTGCCATTCTGCTGCTGGCCTGCGCCTCTTGCGCGGCCTTTGCAGCACCCACTAAGGAAGATGCTCAGGCCTTTGGCATGAACACCCCGGCAGATACCGGCGATGGCCGACTGCAGCTCGGCGGTGAACAGGCGATGAGCGGTCAGGCGAATACCTCCTCCACCACCGGAACCTTTGCGCAGCAAAACCGCCAGGGCATGTTACTGCCGGGCGAGTCCGACGTGCGTAAACTCCTCCCGCAGTCCGAGTCCGGCCTGCCCCCTCCTTATGGCGCTAACCTGTTTGCCGGTGGCTATGAAACCGAGCGCAGCGACGGGTTAAACGATAACTATCTGATCGCTCCCGGCGATAAGCTGAATATCTGGATCTGGGGCGCAGTCAATTTCTCCAACGTGGTCACCGTTGATAATCAGGGAAATATTTTCATTCCTGATGTCGGTCCAATAAATGTCAAAAACGTGGCGGCAAGTAAAGTCAATAACTTAGTCACCAGCCACATCAGTGAAGTATTCACCAATAACGTTAATGTTTACGTTAATTTACTAACCGCGACTCCGGTAAGCGTATTTGTGACCGGCCCGGTGATCCGTCCGGGACAATATGCCGGCCAGTCTTCCGATAGCGTTTTATATTTCCTGAAACGCGCAGGCGGTATCGACTCCGATCGCGGAAGCTACCGTCATATTAAGGTGTTACGTCAGAACCGCGTCGTCCAGCAGATCGACCTGTACGAGTTTATGCAGCAGGGCAAAATGCCGAAGCTGTCGCTTAAGGACCAGGATGTGATCCTGGTGGAACCGCAGGGCCCGATGATCAACGTGGCCGGTAAAGTGCGTAACCCGTTCCGCTTCGAATTAAAAAACAGCACCGCGCTCGGCTCCGAGCTGATCAACTATGCCCTGCCGCTCGCCAAGGTGAGCCACGTGGGCGTGATTGGCGATCGCTCCAACGGCCCGTTCTCGGTCTATATGCCGTATAAAGATTTTGATCGCATTCAACTGAGCGACGGCGACAAGGTTCTGTTTAACGACGATATGCATGCTCAGGTTTACGACGTGCAGGTAATGGGCAGCTACCGTGGGCCATCTTACTTCACCGTGCGTAAAGAGACCCGTCTGCACGATCTGCTGAACCATATTCCGATTGACCCGAACATGGCGGATTACGGTTCGATCTACATCATGCGTAAGAGCGTGGCCGCGCGGCAGAAAGAGATGCTGGAAGATTCCCTTAACCGCCTGGAGCGCAGCGTGTTTACCGCGCCTGCCAGTTCCGACGGTGAAGCCTCCATTCGCACCAAAGAAGCCGAGCTGGTGATGCGCTTCGTGGAAAAAGCCCGCAAGATCCAGCCGCTGGGGAAAGTGGTGGTGTCGGATAAAGGCGTGATTGCCAACATCCTGCTGGAACAGGGCGACCAGATTGTGATCCCGAACAAGACCGACCTGATTCAGGTGGGTGGCGAAGTGATGATGCCGCAGGCGGTGGTCTTCAACAAAAGCGCCAGCCTGGAAGACTATGTGGCCTGGGCGGGCGGCTTTACCGACCGTGCGAACGACAAGCGTATTGCCGTGGTGCATGCCAACGGGCTGATGGAGTTTAAAGACGGCGGTGATGTAATGCCGGGCGATCAGATTCTGGTCATGCCGAAAGTGGACAGCAAAATGATGCAGTCCATCAAAGACATTACCCAGGTCATCTATCAGGTTGCCGTGGCGGCCAACGTGGTCCTGAACTAA
- the hpaE gene encoding 5-carboxymethyl-2-hydroxymuconate semialdehyde dehydrogenase, which produces MKKINHWINGKNVAGNEYFHTNNPATGEVLAELASGGEAEINQAVEAAKAAFPKWANLPMKERARLMRRLGDLIDQNVPDIAAMETADTGLPIHQTKNVLIPRASHNFEFFAEVCQQMNGKTYPVDDKMLNYTLVQPVGVCALVSPWNVPFMTATWKVAPCLALGNTAVLKMSELSPLTADRLGELALEAGIPAGVLNVVQGYGATAGDALVRHHDVRAVSFTGGTATGRRIMQTAGLKKYSMELGGKSPVLVFEDADIERALDAALFTIFSINGERCTAGSRIFIQQSIYPEFVKRFAERANRLRVGDPTDPNTQIGALISAQHWEKVSGYIRLGIEEGATLLAGGPDKPTDLPAHLRGGNFLRPTVLADVDNRMRVAQEEIFGPVACLLPFKDEAEGLRLANDVEYGLASYIWTQDVSKVLRLARNIEAGMVFVNTQNVRDLRQPFGGVKASGTGREGGEYSFEVFAEMKNVCISMGDHPIPKWGV; this is translated from the coding sequence ATGAAAAAGATTAACCACTGGATCAACGGCAAGAACGTGGCGGGTAATGAGTACTTCCACACCAACAACCCCGCTACCGGCGAGGTGCTGGCGGAGTTGGCCTCGGGCGGTGAAGCCGAGATTAACCAGGCGGTAGAAGCCGCCAAAGCGGCGTTCCCGAAATGGGCCAACCTGCCGATGAAAGAGCGCGCGCGCCTGATGCGTCGCCTGGGGGATCTGATCGACCAGAACGTGCCGGACATCGCGGCGATGGAGACCGCCGATACCGGCCTGCCGATCCACCAGACCAAAAACGTGCTGATCCCGCGCGCCTCGCACAACTTCGAGTTCTTCGCCGAGGTGTGCCAGCAGATGAACGGCAAGACCTACCCGGTCGACGACAAGATGCTGAACTACACCCTGGTGCAGCCGGTGGGGGTTTGCGCCCTGGTGTCGCCGTGGAACGTGCCGTTCATGACCGCCACCTGGAAGGTTGCGCCCTGCCTGGCGCTGGGCAACACCGCGGTGCTGAAGATGTCGGAACTCTCCCCGCTCACCGCCGACCGTCTGGGCGAGCTGGCGCTGGAAGCCGGCATTCCGGCGGGCGTGCTGAACGTGGTGCAGGGCTACGGTGCCACCGCAGGTGATGCGCTGGTGCGTCATCACGACGTGCGCGCCGTGTCGTTCACCGGCGGCACCGCCACCGGACGGCGGATCATGCAGACCGCCGGGCTGAAAAAATACTCGATGGAGCTGGGCGGTAAATCGCCGGTGCTGGTGTTTGAAGATGCCGATATCGAACGCGCCCTGGACGCCGCGCTGTTCACCATCTTCTCCATCAACGGCGAACGCTGCACCGCCGGCTCGCGCATCTTTATCCAGCAGAGCATCTATCCGGAATTCGTCAAGCGCTTTGCCGAACGCGCCAACCGCCTGCGGGTGGGCGACCCGACGGATCCGAACACCCAGATCGGGGCGCTGATAAGCGCTCAGCACTGGGAGAAAGTCTCCGGCTATATCCGCCTCGGCATTGAAGAGGGTGCCACCCTGCTGGCGGGCGGCCCGGACAAGCCGACCGACCTGCCTGCGCACCTGCGGGGCGGCAACTTCCTGCGCCCGACGGTGCTGGCGGATGTCGACAACCGCATGCGCGTGGCTCAGGAGGAGATCTTCGGCCCGGTGGCCTGCCTGCTGCCGTTTAAGGATGAAGCGGAAGGACTGCGGCTGGCGAACGACGTGGAGTACGGCCTGGCGTCGTACATCTGGACCCAGGACGTCAGCAAGGTGCTGCGCCTGGCGCGCAATATCGAAGCGGGCATGGTGTTTGTGAACACCCAGAACGTGCGCGATCTGCGCCAGCCGTTTGGCGGCGTGAAGGCCTCCGGCACCGGACGCGAAGGCGGCGAGTACAGCTTCGAGGTGTTTGCGGAGATGAAAAACGTCTGCATCTCCATGGGCGACCACCCGATCCCGAAATGGGGGGTATGA
- the hpaH gene encoding 2-oxo-hept-4-ene-1,7-dioate hydratase, with translation MLDKHTHTLIAHRLHQAEQTREQIRAISLDYPAITIEDAYAVQREWVSLKIAEGRTLKGHKIGLTSKAMQASSQISEPDYGALLDDMFFHDGSDIPTDRFIVPRIEVELAFVLAKPLRGPNCTMFDVYNATDYVIPALELIDARCHNIDPETQRPRKVFDTISDNAANAGVILGGRPIRPDELDLRWISALLYRNGVIEETGVAAGVLNHPANGVAWLANKLAPYDVQLEPGQIILGGSFTRPVTASKGDTFHVDYGNMGSISCRFV, from the coding sequence ATGCTCGATAAACACACCCATACCCTGATTGCCCATCGCCTGCATCAGGCGGAACAGACCCGGGAGCAGATCCGCGCGATCTCGCTGGATTACCCGGCGATCACCATTGAAGACGCCTACGCCGTACAGCGCGAATGGGTGAGCCTGAAAATCGCCGAAGGCCGTACCCTGAAAGGCCACAAGATCGGCCTGACCTCGAAAGCGATGCAGGCCAGCTCGCAGATCAGCGAGCCGGACTACGGCGCCCTGCTCGACGACATGTTTTTCCACGACGGCAGCGACATCCCGACCGATCGCTTTATCGTCCCGCGCATCGAAGTGGAGCTGGCCTTCGTGCTGGCGAAACCGCTCCGCGGCCCGAACTGCACGATGTTCGACGTCTATAACGCCACCGACTACGTGATCCCGGCCCTGGAGCTGATCGACGCCCGCTGCCACAACATCGACCCTGAAACCCAGCGTCCGCGCAAAGTGTTCGACACCATCTCCGATAACGCCGCCAACGCCGGGGTGATCCTTGGTGGCCGTCCGATCCGCCCGGACGAGCTGGATCTGCGCTGGATCTCCGCCCTGCTCTATCGTAACGGCGTGATCGAAGAGACCGGCGTCGCCGCGGGCGTGCTCAACCACCCGGCCAACGGCGTGGCCTGGCTGGCGAACAAGCTGGCACCCTACGACGTACAGCTGGAGCCGGGACAGATCATCCTCGGCGGCTCCTTCACCCGCCCGGTCACCGCCAGCAAGGGCGACACCTTCCATGTCGATTACGGCAACATGGGCTCCATCAGCTGCCGCTTTGTATAA
- the tssD gene encoding type VI secretion system tube protein TssD has protein sequence MAVPAYLWLYNQSGTLIPGGSNVLSREGAIEMQSFNHGVHIPYDYNMGRLTGTRVHDQLSITKEFDKATPYLYRAVSTGEPLQKAIIKWYRINDAGVEEEFMHFILENVKIVAVTPVMHNFKSASGLSSNPTESISLAYERITWLYLDGNIKFTDSWNQRMTS, from the coding sequence ATGGCAGTTCCTGCTTATCTCTGGCTTTATAATCAATCCGGTACGCTTATCCCTGGTGGAAGCAATGTTCTGAGCCGTGAAGGTGCAATAGAAATGCAAAGCTTTAACCACGGCGTACATATTCCCTACGATTACAATATGGGGCGACTTACGGGTACTCGCGTTCATGATCAGTTGAGTATCACGAAAGAGTTCGATAAAGCCACGCCCTATCTTTACCGTGCTGTATCAACAGGCGAACCTCTTCAGAAGGCGATAATTAAATGGTATCGCATCAACGACGCAGGCGTAGAGGAAGAGTTTATGCACTTCATCCTCGAAAATGTGAAAATCGTGGCGGTAACGCCGGTAATGCATAATTTCAAGAGTGCATCTGGATTAAGCAGTAATCCTACTGAATCAATATCGCTGGCCTACGAGAGAATTACCTGGCTCTATCTCGACGGTAATATCAAATTTACTGATTCGTGGAATCAGAGGATGACGTCATGA
- the hpaB gene encoding 4-hydroxyphenylacetate 3-monooxygenase, oxygenase component, whose translation MKPEDFRASTTRPLTGEEYLKSLQDGREIYIYGERVKDVTTHPAFRNAAASVAQLYDALHKPDMQDALCWNTDTGNGGYTHKFFRVAKSANDLRQQRDAIAEWSRLSYGWMGRTPDYKAAFGCALGANPAFYGQFEQNARNWYTRIQESGLYFNHAIVNPPIDRHKPADEVKDVYIKLEKETDAGIIVSGAKVVATNSALTHYNMIGFGSAQVMGDNPDFALMFVAPMDAEGVKLISRASYELVAGATGSPYDYPLTSRFDENDAILVMDNVLIPWENVLIYRDFDRCRRWTMEGGFARMYPLQACVRLAVKLDFITALLKKSLECTGTSEFRGVQADLGEVVAWRNMFWALSDSMCSEATPWVNGAYLPDHAALQTYRVMAPMAYAKIKNIIERNVTSGLIYLPSSARDLNNPQIDKYLAKYVRGSNGMDHVERIKILKLMWDAIGSEFGGRHELYEINYSGSQDEIRLQCLRQAQTSGNMDKMMAMVDRCLSEYDQNGWTVPHLHNNTDINLLDKLLK comes from the coding sequence ATGAAACCTGAAGATTTCCGCGCCAGCACCACACGCCCGTTAACCGGTGAAGAGTATCTGAAGAGCCTGCAGGATGGCCGGGAGATCTACATCTACGGCGAGCGCGTGAAAGATGTGACCACCCATCCGGCGTTTCGCAATGCGGCGGCCTCGGTCGCGCAGCTGTACGACGCGCTGCACAAACCTGACATGCAGGATGCGCTGTGCTGGAACACCGATACCGGCAACGGCGGCTACACCCATAAGTTCTTCCGCGTGGCGAAAAGTGCCAACGACCTGCGTCAGCAGCGCGATGCTATCGCCGAGTGGTCACGCCTGAGCTACGGCTGGATGGGTCGTACCCCGGATTACAAAGCGGCCTTTGGCTGTGCGCTGGGCGCTAACCCGGCCTTTTATGGTCAGTTCGAGCAGAACGCCCGCAACTGGTACACCCGCATTCAGGAGAGCGGCCTGTACTTTAACCACGCCATCGTCAACCCGCCGATCGATCGCCACAAGCCGGCCGATGAGGTGAAAGACGTCTACATCAAGCTGGAAAAAGAGACCGACGCCGGGATCATCGTCAGCGGCGCGAAAGTGGTCGCCACTAACTCGGCGCTGACCCACTACAACATGATCGGCTTTGGCTCGGCGCAGGTGATGGGCGATAACCCGGACTTCGCCCTGATGTTCGTCGCCCCGATGGATGCCGAAGGCGTGAAGCTGATCTCCCGCGCCTCCTACGAGCTGGTGGCCGGTGCGACCGGTTCCCCTTACGACTACCCGCTCACCAGCCGCTTCGACGAGAACGACGCCATTCTGGTAATGGATAACGTGCTGATCCCCTGGGAGAACGTCCTTATTTACCGCGATTTCGACCGCTGCCGTCGCTGGACCATGGAGGGCGGTTTCGCCCGCATGTATCCGCTGCAGGCCTGCGTGCGCCTGGCGGTGAAGCTCGACTTCATCACCGCCCTGCTGAAAAAATCGCTGGAGTGTACCGGCACCTCCGAATTCCGCGGCGTGCAGGCCGATCTCGGTGAAGTGGTGGCCTGGCGCAACATGTTCTGGGCGCTGAGCGACTCCATGTGCTCGGAAGCGACCCCGTGGGTCAACGGCGCCTACCTGCCGGACCATGCCGCGCTGCAAACCTACCGCGTGATGGCCCCGATGGCCTACGCCAAAATCAAAAACATCATCGAGCGCAACGTCACCAGCGGCCTGATTTATCTCCCGTCCAGCGCCCGGGATCTGAACAACCCGCAGATCGACAAATACCTGGCGAAATACGTGCGCGGCTCCAACGGCATGGATCACGTTGAACGCATCAAGATTTTGAAACTGATGTGGGATGCCATCGGCAGCGAGTTCGGCGGCCGCCACGAGCTGTATGAGATCAACTACTCCGGTAGCCAGGACGAAATCCGCCTGCAGTGCCTGCGCCAGGCGCAGACCTCCGGCAACATGGACAAGATGATGGCGATGGTCGACCGCTGCCTGTCTGAGTACGACCAGAACGGCTGGACGGTTCCGCACCTGCACAACAACACCGATATCAACCTGCTCGACAAGCTGCTGAAATAA
- the hpaA gene encoding 4-hydroxyphenylacetate catabolism regulatory protein HpaA — protein sequence MCQSPIANIDISKEYDESLGTDDVHYQSFSRMAAFFGRDMQAHRHDHYFQMHFLDTGQIELQLDDHRYSVQAPLFVLTPPSVPHAFFTESDSDGHVLTVHEDLIWPLLEVLYPGTRETFGLPGICLSLADKPDELAALSYYWRLIQRESTAQLPGREHTLVLLAQAVFTLLLRNASLDDHAANGMRGELKLFQRFNQMVDGHFHQHWTVPDYASELHLTESRLNDICRRFANRPPKRLIFDRQLREAKRLLVFSDSAVNEIAWQLGFKDPAYFARFFNRLVGCSPSRYRTQKVPVS from the coding sequence ATGTGCCAGAGCCCGATTGCCAATATCGATATCAGCAAAGAGTACGACGAGAGTCTGGGTACGGACGATGTGCATTATCAGTCGTTTAGTCGGATGGCAGCCTTTTTTGGCCGCGACATGCAGGCCCATCGCCACGACCACTATTTTCAGATGCACTTTCTGGATACCGGGCAGATTGAGCTGCAGCTGGACGATCATCGCTACTCGGTGCAGGCGCCGCTGTTTGTCCTGACCCCGCCGTCGGTGCCGCACGCCTTTTTTACCGAATCGGACAGCGACGGCCACGTGCTGACGGTGCATGAAGATCTGATCTGGCCGTTACTCGAGGTGCTCTATCCCGGCACCCGGGAGACCTTCGGCCTGCCGGGGATCTGCCTCTCTTTAGCCGACAAACCGGATGAGCTGGCGGCGCTTTCTTACTACTGGCGGTTGATTCAACGGGAGTCCACCGCCCAGCTTCCCGGACGGGAGCATACCCTGGTGCTGCTGGCCCAGGCGGTGTTTACTCTGCTGCTGCGCAACGCCAGTCTTGACGATCATGCGGCCAACGGCATGCGCGGCGAGCTGAAACTGTTCCAGCGCTTTAACCAGATGGTCGACGGACATTTCCACCAGCACTGGACGGTGCCGGATTACGCCAGCGAGCTGCACCTCACCGAATCGCGGCTGAATGACATCTGCCGCCGCTTCGCCAACCGCCCACCCAAACGCCTCATCTTCGACCGCCAGCTGCGCGAGGCCAAACGGCTGCTGGTCTTCTCCGACAGCGCGGTGAACGAAATTGCCTGGCAGCTGGGGTTTAAAGACCCGGCCTACTTCGCACGGTTTTTTAACCGGCTGGTGGGGTGCTCGCCGAGCAGGTATCGGACGCAGAAGGTACCGGTGTCGTGA
- a CDS encoding DUF2778 domain-containing protein, whose amino-acid sequence MIHCRLDFNNLYDNGRVARLDVGGVGSFPVFSGLGELANKPECSYLSNAAVPPGSYWIVDRPTGGKRSRAETWLKHAFTGNNYYDWFALFRKDGVIDDVMRFDVGTFHYNRKHFRLHPPRPDGSGISEGCVTFFRNVDFYTVRAALLRAHKHKVLGGNELWAYGDITVIGNTNGVCNVRAP is encoded by the coding sequence ATGATCCATTGTCGGTTGGACTTTAATAATCTTTATGACAATGGCCGGGTTGCACGCCTCGATGTAGGCGGCGTAGGTTCATTCCCCGTTTTCAGCGGTCTTGGGGAGTTAGCGAATAAACCTGAATGCTCTTATCTTTCGAATGCAGCCGTTCCGCCGGGCAGTTATTGGATTGTTGACAGGCCAACTGGTGGGAAGCGTTCGCGCGCAGAAACCTGGTTAAAACATGCTTTTACCGGGAATAATTATTACGACTGGTTTGCTCTGTTTCGCAAAGATGGGGTGATTGATGATGTGATGCGATTTGATGTCGGTACATTCCATTACAACCGAAAACATTTCCGGCTACATCCGCCCCGCCCGGACGGCTCAGGTATTAGTGAGGGTTGCGTTACGTTCTTTCGTAACGTGGATTTTTACACAGTAAGGGCCGCGCTTCTGCGGGCACATAAGCATAAGGTCTTGGGTGGAAATGAGTTATGGGCTTACGGCGACATTACCGTGATTGGCAACACGAATGGAGTGTGTAATGTTAGGGCCCCTTAA
- a CDS encoding 4-hydroxyphenylacetate 3-monooxygenase reductase subunit: MQHDEQRLRFRDAMASLSAAVNVVTTDGEAGRCGITATAVCSVTDTPPSVMVCLNANSAMNPVFQGNGKLCINVLNHEQEIMARHFAGMTGMAMEERFTLSCWQKGHLAQPVLKEALASLEGEISQVQTIGTHLVYLVEIKNILLSQEGHGLIYFKRRFHPVLIEQEITA, translated from the coding sequence ATGCAACATGATGAACAACGCCTGCGCTTTCGCGACGCGATGGCCAGCCTCTCTGCGGCGGTCAATGTGGTTACCACCGATGGTGAAGCCGGACGCTGCGGCATTACCGCTACCGCGGTCTGCTCGGTGACCGATACCCCACCGTCGGTGATGGTGTGCCTGAATGCCAACAGCGCCATGAACCCGGTATTTCAGGGCAACGGCAAGCTGTGTATTAACGTGCTCAATCACGAGCAGGAAATAATGGCGCGTCATTTTGCCGGGATGACCGGCATGGCAATGGAAGAGCGCTTTACGCTCTCCTGCTGGCAAAAAGGTCATCTGGCCCAGCCGGTATTGAAAGAGGCACTGGCCAGCCTGGAAGGTGAAATAAGCCAGGTGCAGACCATCGGCACCCATCTGGTCTACCTGGTGGAGATCAAAAATATCCTCCTGAGCCAGGAGGGACACGGGCTGATTTACTTTAAGCGCAGATTTCATCCGGTGTTAATTGAACAAGAAATAACCGCCTGA